From the Sphingomonas suaedae genome, one window contains:
- a CDS encoding helix-turn-helix domain-containing protein — MSEESVLPRYQISSIATGGAVALQQFRESTRDIFDVIRPGTAGDYAIDMQAVHMGNLLLSDLRSSAQGFQRSRAMVATAGIDHLMVQLYTHGGFAGLADTIDVRVRAGDVCIFDLTRTLETRAGDYGNITLVIPRPLLEDKVADIDSLHGLVLDRDLPLTQILAAHIRTLAQHAAGLAAGDAAIASRGTIQLLASLVDQRPGNKTRATAMATPLREVLRYIHGNLHDSALGPTQVAQECGVSRATLYRMFEQSGGVAEFIRERRLSGAAMDLASPSAHPRRISDIARSWGFADDSSFSRAFRSHFGISPSEARTASARTWARAQWGGLSDQDSSAIAYWIRMLHE; from the coding sequence ATGTCCGAGGAATCGGTTCTGCCGCGTTATCAGATCAGCAGCATCGCGACCGGCGGGGCGGTCGCACTCCAGCAATTCCGAGAGTCGACGCGCGACATTTTCGACGTGATCCGCCCCGGTACAGCGGGCGATTATGCGATCGACATGCAGGCGGTGCACATGGGCAACCTGTTGCTCAGCGACCTGCGTTCCTCCGCCCAGGGTTTCCAGCGGTCGCGCGCGATGGTCGCCACGGCGGGCATCGATCACCTGATGGTCCAGCTCTACACCCATGGCGGCTTTGCCGGCCTGGCGGACACGATCGACGTGCGGGTGCGGGCGGGCGACGTCTGCATCTTCGACCTGACGCGCACGCTCGAGACGCGCGCGGGCGACTACGGCAACATCACGCTGGTGATCCCGCGGCCGCTGCTCGAGGACAAGGTCGCCGACATCGATTCGCTGCACGGGCTGGTGCTCGACCGCGACCTGCCGCTGACCCAGATCCTTGCCGCGCATATTCGTACGCTCGCGCAGCACGCCGCAGGACTTGCTGCAGGGGACGCAGCGATCGCGTCGCGCGGGACGATCCAGCTCCTCGCGTCGCTGGTCGATCAGCGCCCGGGCAACAAGACACGCGCGACCGCGATGGCGACGCCGCTGCGTGAAGTGCTGCGCTACATTCACGGGAATCTGCACGATTCCGCGCTCGGTCCGACTCAGGTGGCGCAGGAATGTGGGGTGTCGCGCGCCACGCTCTACCGCATGTTCGAGCAATCGGGGGGCGTTGCGGAATTCATCCGCGAGCGGCGGCTGTCGGGGGCGGCAATGGATCTTGCCTCCCCAAGCGCGCATCCAAGGCGTATCTCTGACATCGCGCGAAGCTGGGGCTTTGCCGACGATAGTAGCTTCAGCCGTGCCTTTCGAAGCCATTTCGGGATTTCGCCGAGCGAAGCGCGAACCGCCTCCGCGCGCACCTGGGCGCGCGCGCAATGGGGCGGGTTATCCGACCAGGACAGCTCCGCGATCGCCTATTGGATCCGGATGCTGCACGAGTGA
- a CDS encoding asparagine synthase-related protein produces MTALAAAAFVCGPDAPVKLCERLLALQPVAREVPAFLWDRGAVALGRRLAATLPEDAFDRGIARGRGGALAMAADIRLDNRDDLAAALGCVDTLGRLSDAALAMSAIERWGVAAIEGFLGDFAIVLWDGSHDRLILARDALGARPLHYRRTGGCVTVASTAQALASAAGARADGIATVHFLSGMAVPHGASFFAGIERVEPGEIVTIGAHSLDRSSYWNPDLSPSRFASGGDAAEALAALFGESVRARLRRTAADVATHLSAGLDSGAVTATAARRIGDGSVHAFTAAPPEGMHGADDGVDDEGPDAAKLAAMHPRIVHHRIASPRRSPVDMLGPGFVLYGRPLTNLANQTWLAEINDRIRAQGVDVLLVGAMGNLTISHSGSEALGELVRSGRIARAIRHGAELRAAGNSWRAVAGAATRPFRNSPPQKWGPPLLAPGVSRPQADAVLGSVARRLAVARRTDPGDFGKAVLAGWDIDMRDPTADRRIVEFCLRLPVERFAPGGVARGLARTAFADCLPASTIASHRRGRQAGWWHVAAREKLDRIRDEIECIAASTDASAIVDVATMREMVATWPGRWSDPQTEARYRMRLLPALAAGHFVRRCAA; encoded by the coding sequence GTGACGGCGTTGGCGGCCGCAGCATTCGTGTGCGGTCCCGACGCGCCGGTGAAGCTATGCGAGCGCCTGCTTGCGCTCCAGCCAGTGGCGCGTGAGGTGCCGGCTTTCTTGTGGGATCGCGGCGCAGTCGCGCTCGGGCGGCGGCTGGCGGCGACGCTTCCGGAAGACGCATTCGATCGCGGTATTGCGCGGGGACGCGGTGGCGCGCTGGCGATGGCTGCGGATATCCGGCTCGACAATCGCGACGACCTTGCCGCTGCGCTCGGATGCGTCGATACGCTCGGCCGGCTTTCCGACGCCGCGCTCGCAATGTCCGCGATTGAGCGCTGGGGCGTCGCGGCGATCGAAGGCTTTCTCGGCGATTTCGCGATCGTGCTGTGGGACGGTTCACACGACCGGCTGATCCTCGCCCGCGACGCGCTGGGCGCACGCCCGCTCCACTACCGGCGGACCGGCGGATGCGTGACGGTCGCCTCGACCGCGCAAGCGCTTGCATCGGCCGCAGGCGCACGTGCCGACGGCATCGCGACCGTCCATTTCCTGTCGGGCATGGCGGTGCCGCACGGCGCCAGCTTCTTCGCTGGAATCGAGCGCGTGGAGCCAGGCGAGATCGTGACCATCGGCGCCCATAGCTTGGACCGGTCAAGCTATTGGAACCCGGATCTTTCCCCCTCCCGGTTCGCATCGGGGGGCGATGCGGCCGAAGCGCTGGCCGCGCTGTTTGGCGAAAGCGTCCGTGCGCGCCTGCGCCGCACCGCAGCGGACGTCGCGACTCATCTCAGCGCGGGGCTGGACAGCGGCGCGGTGACGGCGACCGCGGCGCGACGGATCGGGGATGGTAGCGTACATGCCTTCACTGCGGCTCCGCCTGAAGGAATGCACGGCGCCGATGACGGGGTCGACGACGAAGGCCCCGACGCCGCGAAGCTCGCCGCGATGCATCCGCGAATCGTGCACCATCGCATCGCGTCGCCACGCCGATCGCCGGTCGATATGCTCGGCCCCGGCTTCGTGCTGTACGGGCGCCCGCTGACCAATCTCGCCAACCAGACCTGGCTTGCCGAAATAAACGATCGCATCCGCGCGCAGGGAGTGGACGTCCTGCTTGTCGGCGCGATGGGGAATCTGACGATCAGCCATTCAGGTAGCGAGGCGCTGGGCGAGCTGGTGCGCAGCGGGCGTATCGCGCGCGCGATTCGTCACGGCGCCGAATTGCGTGCCGCAGGCAACAGCTGGCGCGCGGTAGCCGGCGCGGCGACGCGTCCGTTTCGCAATAGTCCGCCGCAAAAATGGGGCCCGCCGCTGCTCGCGCCCGGCGTCTCGCGACCCCAGGCCGACGCGGTGCTGGGATCCGTCGCGCGCCGCCTTGCAGTCGCGCGGCGGACGGATCCGGGCGATTTCGGCAAGGCGGTGCTCGCCGGGTGGGACATCGACATGCGCGACCCGACCGCCGACCGGCGGATCGTTGAATTCTGCCTGCGGCTTCCGGTCGAGCGATTCGCACCGGGCGGGGTGGCGCGGGGGCTCGCACGCACGGCGTTCGCCGATTGCCTGCCCGCGAGCACCATCGCTTCGCACCGGCGCGGCCGGCAGGCGGGCTGGTGGCATGTCGCGGCGCGCGAAAAGCTCGACCGCATACGCGACGAGATCGAGTGCATTGCCGCCTCCACCGACGCGTCGGCGATCGTCGATGTCGCAACCATGCGCGAGATGGTCGCCACATGGCCCGGTCGCTGGTCCGACCCGCAGACCGAAGCGCGCTATCGTATGCGATTGCTGCCCGCGCTCGCCGCAGGGCATTTCGTGCGCCGGTGCGCCGCATGA
- a CDS encoding type I secretion system permease/ATPase, whose amino-acid sequence MRVIEASALRAALGELRHGLIGVAGLSAGINLLTLTGSIYMLVVYDRVLPGRSLPTLISVFLIAAIAFAFLGAFDVLRARMLGDVAASLDRDLGVRAQEAELRLALEKPQQFEQASPVRDLDQIRGFIAGPGPAAIIDLPWIVVFIVILALVHPWLGIVTFVGGLVAAALAWTAERVGRGHVAALAQAASRRRAIGARRVRHAELISVLGMRAPTRTQWETEHQAMLHQQTQLTASSTILSGISRIFRMFLQSAVLTVGAILVIEGKATGGVIIASSILSARALAPVDQAIANWRGFVAMRESWAQLSRSIALTPEAAVDRTALPPPRATLSVERVALVPPGSDRVVVNDAALRANAGQLLGIVGPSGSGKSALVRAIVGAWRPARGTIRLDGAALDQWDSEALGRHIGYLPQSVELFAGTVAANIARFREDATSEGIVAAAQAAGSHELILQLPQGYETQVGEDGRNLSAGQRQRIGLARALFGDPFLVVLDEPNSNLDMEGDAALVEAVTAVRARGGIAVVVAHRAAILDQADLLLVMRSGGVQAFGPRAEVIDRLRPVAPLRERSV is encoded by the coding sequence ATGCGCGTGATCGAGGCTTCGGCGCTTCGCGCGGCATTGGGCGAATTGCGCCACGGCCTGATCGGTGTTGCCGGACTCAGCGCAGGGATCAACCTGCTGACGCTGACAGGTTCGATCTACATGCTCGTTGTGTACGACAGGGTGTTGCCCGGGCGCAGCCTGCCAACGCTTATTTCGGTGTTCCTGATCGCCGCGATCGCGTTTGCGTTTCTGGGTGCGTTCGATGTGCTGCGCGCGCGGATGCTTGGCGATGTTGCCGCATCGCTCGACCGCGACCTGGGCGTGCGCGCGCAGGAAGCCGAGTTGCGGCTCGCGCTCGAAAAGCCGCAGCAGTTCGAGCAGGCCAGCCCGGTCCGCGACCTCGACCAGATTCGCGGCTTCATCGCCGGACCCGGGCCTGCTGCGATCATCGATTTGCCGTGGATCGTGGTGTTCATCGTCATCCTCGCGCTGGTGCATCCCTGGCTTGGCATCGTTACGTTCGTCGGCGGGCTTGTTGCCGCAGCGCTCGCATGGACCGCCGAGCGGGTCGGCCGCGGCCATGTCGCGGCGCTCGCGCAGGCGGCTTCACGACGCCGCGCCATAGGTGCGCGCCGGGTGCGCCATGCCGAACTTATTTCGGTTCTCGGGATGCGCGCGCCGACCCGGACGCAGTGGGAAACCGAACATCAGGCGATGCTGCACCAGCAGACGCAGCTGACCGCCAGCAGCACGATCCTTTCCGGCATCAGCCGCATTTTCCGCATGTTCCTGCAATCGGCGGTGCTGACTGTCGGCGCGATTCTGGTGATCGAGGGCAAGGCGACCGGCGGGGTGATCATCGCCAGCTCGATCCTGTCGGCGCGCGCGCTGGCGCCTGTCGATCAGGCGATCGCCAACTGGCGCGGCTTCGTCGCGATGCGCGAAAGCTGGGCGCAGCTTTCCAGGTCGATCGCACTTACGCCCGAAGCGGCGGTCGATCGCACCGCACTCCCCCCGCCACGCGCGACGCTCAGCGTCGAACGCGTGGCGCTCGTCCCGCCCGGATCGGACCGCGTGGTCGTCAACGATGCCGCGCTGCGTGCAAATGCCGGACAATTATTGGGAATTGTCGGTCCCAGCGGTTCGGGAAAATCCGCGCTCGTTCGCGCGATCGTGGGTGCGTGGCGGCCTGCGCGCGGCACCATCCGGCTCGACGGCGCCGCGCTCGATCAGTGGGACAGCGAGGCGCTCGGGCGGCATATCGGCTATCTTCCGCAATCGGTCGAGCTCTTCGCGGGAACGGTCGCTGCGAACATCGCGCGATTTCGCGAAGACGCGACGTCTGAGGGGATTGTCGCGGCTGCGCAGGCGGCGGGATCGCACGAACTGATCCTTCAGCTGCCGCAAGGGTATGAAACGCAGGTCGGCGAGGATGGGCGCAACCTGTCCGCCGGGCAGCGTCAGCGCATCGGACTGGCCCGCGCGCTGTTCGGCGACCCGTTTCTGGTGGTCCTCGACGAACCCAATTCGAACCTCGACATGGAGGGGGACGCGGCGCTTGTCGAGGCGGTGACGGCGGTGCGCGCGCGCGGCGGCATCGCGGTCGTCGTCGCGCATCGTGCCGCGATCCTGGATCAGGCCGATCTGCTGTTGGTGATGCGCAGCGGCGGAGTGCAGGCATTTGGTCCGCGCGCCGAAGTGATCGATCGCCTGCGTCCTGTCGCTCCGTTGCGCGAGCGTTCGGTATGA
- a CDS encoding HlyD family type I secretion periplasmic adaptor subunit, translated as MTAVSPGPHPREQLTRRVRLAAILLGGFVVLVLLMSTVLRVEGAVVGSGEVTVESGVKVISHAGGGVLAKVLVRNGDHVRAGQPLLQLDTDVTTVGSSSAETGYLELVARRARLGAERDGRSTIAFPPVLSSEAGAAYRARERRNFELGRRERASNRKLLGERIAQYEQEIAGYRAQIDAIDGQMKLIGPELEGVRKLYAQKLITVSRMNELERTAVQLQGTRASLESQIARARAHIAETQEQMVAIDESRRTDAAAELAQIAPQLNDQEVRRASAQDQLHRSVIRAPQNGVIDKLAYTAIGSAIPAGQPILELVPDRDTLIVEAHIRPQDVDQLRIGQSARISFSGLDLQTTPELPGTVAFISPDLTRDSQTGASFYRIRVALRGDALDRNRIALKAGMPAEIFVVTGSRSILSYLLKPLADQVSRAFREG; from the coding sequence ATGACGGCAGTATCGCCCGGCCCGCATCCGCGTGAGCAGCTCACGCGACGGGTGCGTCTCGCCGCGATCCTGCTGGGCGGCTTCGTCGTGTTGGTTTTGCTGATGAGCACGGTGCTGCGCGTCGAGGGCGCGGTGGTCGGTTCGGGCGAAGTGACCGTCGAATCGGGGGTGAAGGTGATCAGCCACGCCGGCGGCGGCGTGCTGGCAAAGGTATTGGTGCGCAACGGCGACCATGTTCGTGCCGGTCAGCCGCTTCTGCAGCTCGACACCGATGTCACCACGGTCGGATCGTCGAGTGCGGAAACGGGCTATCTCGAACTCGTGGCACGCCGTGCGCGGCTCGGGGCGGAACGCGACGGCCGCTCCACGATCGCGTTCCCGCCGGTCCTGTCGAGCGAAGCAGGCGCCGCGTATCGCGCGCGCGAGCGACGCAATTTCGAGCTTGGCCGCCGCGAGCGCGCGAGCAACCGCAAGCTGCTGGGCGAACGGATTGCGCAATATGAGCAGGAAATTGCGGGCTATCGCGCGCAGATCGATGCGATTGACGGCCAGATGAAACTGATCGGGCCCGAGCTCGAAGGTGTCCGCAAACTCTATGCCCAGAAACTGATCACCGTATCGCGGATGAACGAACTGGAGCGGACTGCGGTCCAGCTGCAAGGCACGCGAGCGTCGCTGGAATCGCAGATCGCCAGGGCGCGCGCACATATTGCCGAGACGCAGGAGCAGATGGTGGCTATCGATGAGTCGCGCCGCACCGATGCTGCCGCCGAACTCGCGCAGATCGCGCCGCAGCTCAACGATCAGGAAGTTCGCCGTGCCAGCGCGCAGGATCAGCTGCACCGCTCGGTCATCCGCGCGCCCCAGAACGGGGTGATCGACAAGCTGGCCTATACGGCCATCGGCAGTGCCATTCCCGCCGGCCAGCCGATCCTTGAGCTGGTACCCGATCGCGATACGCTGATCGTCGAGGCGCATATCCGGCCGCAGGATGTCGATCAGCTGCGCATCGGCCAGTCGGCCCGAATCAGCTTCTCCGGGCTGGATCTTCAGACCACGCCCGAGCTTCCGGGAACGGTGGCGTTCATATCCCCCGATCTGACCCGGGACAGCCAGACCGGCGCCAGCTTCTATCGCATCCGCGTCGCGCTGCGCGGCGATGCGCTCGATCGCAACCGCATCGCACTCAAGGCCGGCATGCCCGCGGAGATTTTTGTCGTCACCGGGAGCCGCTCGATTTTGTCCTATCTGCTCAAGCCGCTGGCAGATCAGGTTTCGCGTGCATTTCGCGAAGGATGA
- a CDS encoding DUF4019 domain-containing protein, which produces MRAFDCSTIGSIALFLGAIPANIIVIDPAPARADATVDSDSKEDAESAALSFVTRFEEGDPGEIYDEELSPSFKALTARQNFVQQSGFLRLQSGGRALARELIGSQPFTQTPTGQVGTFYYIRFRTRHPNGLVYQDVYLERVDSAWKIAGFYTIAAPQQ; this is translated from the coding sequence ATGAGAGCATTCGATTGTTCGACCATTGGCTCGATCGCGCTTTTTCTCGGCGCGATTCCCGCAAACATCATTGTAATCGATCCTGCTCCTGCACGGGCAGATGCGACCGTGGATTCGGATTCAAAAGAGGACGCTGAGTCCGCGGCGCTCAGTTTTGTCACGCGCTTTGAGGAAGGAGATCCGGGTGAAATCTATGACGAGGAATTGAGCCCGAGCTTCAAAGCTCTTACTGCACGGCAGAACTTCGTGCAGCAGAGCGGATTCTTACGGTTGCAGAGTGGTGGGCGCGCTCTCGCACGAGAACTGATCGGGTCCCAACCTTTTACCCAGACGCCTACGGGGCAGGTTGGCACTTTTTATTACATTCGGTTTCGCACTCGGCATCCCAACGGGCTGGTATATCAAGACGTCTATCTTGAGCGAGTGGATTCCGCGTGGAAGATTGCTGGCTTTTATACCATCGCGGCGCCACAGCAATGA